The nucleotide sequence TGACCAGTGGAAGAGGCCGCCCGTGATCCGGGGACGCAAGCGCGACAGAACGGCGGCGAGCGCCGGGCCGCAGGACCGCGACAGCACGGCGGCGAGCGCCGGCCCGCACGACCGTGACCGGAGTGGCGAGCCCGGTGCCGGGACCCCCTCGGAGGAGTCCGTCGATACCGCCGTCGCCGCCCGGGCAGTCGCCCGCGACAAGGCGGCAGGGACCGGCGCCAGCGCAGTGCGTCGGGCCCGGGTCGGTACCGCGGTGGGCGCGGCGACGGGTGTCGTCCTCCTCGCGGCGACAGCCGCCCTCGCTTCGGGCACTGTCACGGATGCTCTCGTCCCGCCGTCCGACACCGTCCGCCCCGTGCCGGTGGCCGCAGTGCCTGCCGGCGACTACACCGCGGTCTGCCCCGCCCCGCCCCGCCTGCTCGAGGCAGCCGTGAAGGGTGCGGATCCCGAGTTCAGCCCGGCGTCCGCCACCGCGAAGACGACCGTGTCCGGGATGGTGCTCAGTGACCTGAGTGCAACGCTGACCGGAAGCGGGCTGCTGCCGGTCGGAGGGGGCAAACCGCTGTCGCTCATCGAGGAGTTCGCACCCGAGGCGTCCCTGGCCGACCGTCCTGCCAGCAGCGGCACGGACGGCCTGACCAATCGCGTCGCCGGTGTCTCCCGGGGCGTCCGGGTCACGGACGCGGCGGTCTTCCGCGCACAGCCACAAGGCGGCCTCACGCCCGTCGCCGCTGCCACCTCCACCTACACCGCCAGCGACGGAGACCTTCGCGGGCTCGCAGCGACGGCCTGCCAGGTGCCCTCGAGCGACTTCTGGCTCGTCGGTGCCGCCACCGCCGTCGGCCAGTCCTCGGTACTCCTGCTGACGAACCCGACCGGGACGCCGGCCACCGTGACCCTCGAGCTGTACGGACAGGACGGACCCATCGAGGCAGCCGGCACGCGCGGGCAGCTGGTCGCGCCCGGCGAGACCCGCAGCATCGTGCTCGCAGGACTGGCCGGCGACCAGGACCGCGTGGCCGTCCGCGTCCGCAGCGACG is from Arthrobacter burdickii and encodes:
- a CDS encoding DUF5719 family protein; this translates as MIRGRKRDRTAASAGPQDRDSTAASAGPHDRDRSGEPGAGTPSEESVDTAVAARAVARDKAAGTGASAVRRARVGTAVGAATGVVLLAATAALASGTVTDALVPPSDTVRPVPVAAVPAGDYTAVCPAPPRLLEAAVKGADPEFSPASATAKTTVSGMVLSDLSATLTGSGLLPVGGGKPLSLIEEFAPEASLADRPASSGTDGLTNRVAGVSRGVRVTDAAVFRAQPQGGLTPVAAATSTYTASDGDLRGLAATACQVPSSDFWLVGAATAVGQSSVLLLTNPTGTPATVTLELYGQDGPIEAAGTRGQLVAPGETRSIVLAGLAGDQDRVAVRVRSDGGRIAGVIQQSVLRRLTPGGVELLSPSAPAGTTQVVPGVAVQDAATARRIREQKGYAAAAPELQVLVPGSSDAVLNIKVYGPDGEVELPGGGVVTATAGSVAAVPLTSLPEGSYTIAIASDVSVVASARVTRGIDDGEPVDFASAPAAVRLGSDSAMSLAEGVDTSLVLGAPSGRGEVTLTPVGAGGALGTPVMIGIAGGTSVSVPSSSLGRAPAAVLIDATGDPVYGAQVMTLPGARAGISVAGVPAGTTGPLSIPVELGY